In a genomic window of Streptomyces sp. NBC_01231:
- a CDS encoding SapB/AmfS family lanthipeptide: protein MALLDLQTMESDEHTGGGGNSTVSLLSCISAASVLLCL, encoded by the coding sequence ATGGCCCTTCTCGACCTGCAGACGATGGAGTCCGACGAGCACACCGGCGGCGGCGGCAACAGCACGGTCAGCCTGCTGTCCTGCATCAGCGCGGCCAGCGTTCTGCTCTGTCTCTGA
- the lanKC gene encoding class III lanthionine synthetase LanKC — protein sequence MDKRYEVYALADRHFYETPDRLSVGGQEAAPGYETARRPVPEGWDAARIGDWLTLTPLDADGSPVPGPAQGWKIHASATRANAEEIAAIVWDYCVPRRIPFKFVPGPHLLHLRNTKYAGRDTSGKFVTVYPADEEQLHLVLRELGDLLKGYEGPYILTDLRWYDGPLYVRHGAFARTFVVDERGSLVPAVRNGEGRLVPDRRAPSFQVPEWVTLPAFLEPHLAARNTTTVGELPYRIEKALHFSNGGGVYAGTDTRDGRKVVLKEGRPHAGLASDGADAIARLEREKYALEQVSGTGVVPEVRDWFTLGDHRFLVMDFLEGRPLNSFFAERHPLLTPDPDPAAVASYAAWAVRIHGAVERAVRTVHERGIVFNDLHVFNIMVAPDEESVSLLDFEAAAPVSEQGRQVVAHPGFFAPPDRTGVDVDRYALACLRLALFLPVTTLFVVDRGKAAHLAQVIARQFPGVPREFLDEAVAEITRDVGVRPSSPPASLTVSAASPVKPLSSVDAASFVDAASFVDPGDWPHSRDSMVKALLASATPERDDRLFPGDIAQFSDGGGLGLAHGAAGVLYTLDAVGAERYEEGERWLLARTAPPPAGTPLGLYDGLAGVAHVLDRLGHRQRALDLVDGILKERWQNLSSDLHGGLAGLGLVLGELARTTGEPELRERAVEAADILVGRLAEPLPETSRRRRAGLLRGASGPALFLLRQYELTGERRLLAAAGVALSRDLECCATREGGALEVDEGWRTLPYLGDGSVGIGMVLDDWLAQVSDTGGAFTDLAGPTGPTGLADLVDEFERARAGVLTAATSRFYAQPGLFQGRAGMILHLARTGTPGADTERLGEQIAGLGWFAMSYQGQLAFPGHQMMRLSMDLGTGTAGCLLALGAALDARESAHLPFLPPLGRPPQHGSADLSES from the coding sequence ATGGACAAGCGGTACGAGGTGTACGCGCTCGCCGACAGACACTTCTACGAGACGCCGGACCGGCTGTCCGTGGGAGGGCAGGAGGCGGCGCCCGGGTACGAGACGGCACGGCGCCCGGTGCCGGAGGGGTGGGACGCGGCACGGATCGGTGACTGGCTGACGCTGACGCCGCTCGACGCGGACGGCTCGCCGGTGCCCGGCCCGGCGCAGGGCTGGAAGATCCACGCCTCGGCCACCCGGGCGAACGCCGAGGAGATCGCCGCGATCGTGTGGGACTACTGCGTGCCCCGGCGCATCCCGTTCAAGTTCGTGCCGGGCCCGCATCTGCTGCATCTGCGGAACACCAAGTACGCGGGGCGCGACACCAGCGGCAAGTTCGTCACCGTGTACCCGGCCGACGAGGAGCAGCTGCACCTCGTACTGCGTGAGCTGGGCGATCTGCTGAAGGGCTACGAGGGGCCGTACATCCTCACCGATCTGCGCTGGTACGACGGTCCGCTGTACGTCCGCCACGGCGCGTTCGCGCGCACCTTCGTCGTCGACGAGCGCGGTTCGCTGGTGCCGGCTGTGCGCAACGGCGAGGGACGCCTGGTGCCGGACCGGCGGGCGCCGTCGTTCCAGGTGCCGGAGTGGGTGACCCTGCCGGCGTTCCTGGAACCGCATCTGGCGGCGCGGAACACCACGACGGTGGGCGAGCTGCCGTACCGGATCGAGAAGGCGCTGCACTTCTCCAACGGCGGCGGGGTCTACGCGGGCACCGACACCCGGGACGGACGCAAGGTCGTCCTGAAGGAGGGGCGGCCGCACGCGGGGCTGGCCTCCGACGGGGCCGACGCGATAGCCCGCCTGGAGCGGGAGAAGTACGCCCTGGAACAGGTGTCGGGGACCGGTGTGGTGCCGGAGGTGCGGGACTGGTTCACCCTCGGCGACCACCGCTTCCTGGTCATGGACTTCCTGGAGGGCCGCCCGCTCAACTCGTTCTTCGCCGAGCGGCACCCGCTGCTGACCCCGGATCCCGATCCGGCGGCGGTGGCCTCCTATGCGGCGTGGGCGGTGCGGATCCACGGGGCGGTGGAACGGGCGGTGCGGACGGTCCACGAACGCGGGATCGTCTTCAACGACCTGCATGTCTTCAACATCATGGTGGCGCCCGACGAGGAGTCGGTGTCCCTGCTCGACTTCGAGGCGGCTGCCCCGGTCTCCGAACAGGGCCGCCAGGTGGTCGCGCACCCGGGCTTCTTCGCGCCGCCGGACCGCACGGGTGTCGATGTCGACCGGTACGCGCTGGCCTGCCTGCGGCTGGCCCTGTTCCTGCCCGTCACCACGCTGTTCGTGGTCGACCGCGGCAAGGCGGCCCACCTGGCACAGGTGATTGCCCGTCAGTTCCCGGGCGTACCGCGGGAGTTCCTCGACGAGGCGGTCGCGGAGATCACGCGGGACGTGGGTGTGCGCCCTTCGTCACCGCCGGCCTCGCTCACGGTGTCCGCCGCCTCTCCGGTCAAGCCCCTTTCCTCCGTGGACGCCGCCTCCTTCGTGGACGCAGCCTCCTTCGTGGATCCCGGGGACTGGCCCCACAGTCGTGACTCGATGGTCAAGGCGCTCCTCGCCTCGGCCACCCCGGAACGCGACGACCGGCTCTTCCCCGGTGACATCGCCCAGTTCTCCGACGGCGGCGGCCTCGGCCTCGCGCACGGCGCGGCAGGTGTGCTGTACACCCTGGACGCGGTCGGCGCCGAGCGGTACGAGGAGGGCGAGCGCTGGCTCCTCGCCCGCACCGCGCCGCCGCCCGCGGGCACACCGCTCGGTCTGTACGACGGTCTCGCGGGCGTCGCCCACGTCCTGGACCGGCTCGGCCACCGGCAGCGGGCCCTCGACCTGGTCGACGGGATCCTGAAGGAACGGTGGCAGAACCTCTCCTCCGATCTGCACGGCGGACTCGCCGGCCTCGGCCTGGTCCTCGGTGAACTGGCCCGCACGACCGGTGAACCGGAACTGCGGGAGCGTGCCGTGGAGGCCGCCGACATCCTCGTGGGAAGACTCGCGGAGCCGCTGCCGGAAACCTCCCGGCGACGACGGGCGGGGCTGCTGCGGGGGGCGAGCGGGCCCGCGCTGTTCCTGCTGCGGCAGTACGAACTCACCGGCGAGCGACGGCTGTTGGCGGCGGCCGGGGTGGCGCTGAGCCGGGACCTGGAGTGCTGCGCGACCCGCGAGGGCGGCGCGCTGGAGGTCGACGAGGGCTGGCGGACCCTGCCCTACCTCGGCGACGGCAGCGTGGGCATCGGGATGGTGCTGGACGACTGGCTCGCCCAAGTCTCCGACACCGGCGGCGCGTTCACGGACCTCGCCGGACCCACCGGACCCACCGGACTCGCCGATCTCGTCGACGAGTTCGAGCGGGCCCGCGCCGGCGTGCTGACGGCGGCCACCTCACGCTTCTACGCGCAGCCCGGCCTCTTCCAGGGCCGCGCCGGGATGATCCTGCACCTCGCGAGGACCGGCACACCCGGCGCCGACACCGAACGGCTCGGCGAACAGATCGCCGGGCTCGGTTGGTTCGCCATGTCCTACCAGGGCCAACTGGCCTTTCCCGGGCACCAGATGATGCGGCTGTCGATGGACCTGGGCACCGGAACGGCAGGGTGCCTGCTCGCGCTCGGCGCGGCCCTCGACGCCCGGGAATCCGCTCACCTGCCGTTCCTGCCGCCGCTCGGGCGGCCCCCACAGCACGGTTCCGCAGACCTGTCGGAGTCGTGA
- a CDS encoding response regulator transcription factor yields MIRVLLVHDECLVRSVLAEWLCRDPQLRVFDTPWQGAHGRVRSVRPDVCAADLECSDTYGIPPLGDLSVRGPDPVSPGLLVLASANRPGLLKRAAEAGALGYVDKEGSPENLVRGIRRVAEGKRFVDDSLGFGFLKAAQMPLTRRELSVLTLAAEGASVAEIAGNLHLSHGTVRNYMAAITRKTGARNRIDAIRISQGEGWL; encoded by the coding sequence GTGATCCGGGTGCTTCTGGTGCACGACGAGTGTCTGGTGAGATCGGTACTTGCGGAGTGGCTGTGCCGGGACCCGCAGTTGCGGGTGTTCGACACGCCGTGGCAGGGCGCGCACGGCAGGGTGCGGTCCGTCCGGCCGGATGTCTGCGCGGCCGACCTGGAGTGCTCGGACACCTACGGCATCCCGCCCCTCGGCGACCTGTCCGTGCGGGGCCCGGACCCGGTCTCGCCCGGGCTGCTCGTGCTGGCCTCCGCGAACCGGCCCGGACTGTTGAAGCGGGCGGCCGAGGCGGGGGCCCTCGGCTACGTCGACAAGGAGGGTTCGCCGGAGAATTTGGTCCGCGGAATCCGGCGAGTCGCCGAGGGGAAACGTTTCGTCGACGACTCGCTCGGCTTCGGTTTCCTCAAGGCCGCGCAGATGCCGCTGACCCGAAGAGAGCTCAGCGTGTTAACCCTCGCGGCGGAGGGAGCCTCCGTCGCGGAGATCGCCGGGAATCTGCACCTGTCCCACGGGACCGTGCGCAACTACATGGCGGCCATCACCCGCAAGACCGGGGCCCGCAACCGCATCGACGCGATCCGGATCTCGCAGGGAGAGGGCTGGCTGTGA
- a CDS encoding S1 family peptidase, with protein MSHKRIPKRKAAIAAGGVVALGAAAILLPNANASQDGASNDAAAAPKTLKAADASDLASQLAGLLGESFAGSYYESDSQQLVVNVISGDNNNVVVQAKKAGAKVREVANSLTELEAGAQTLKTKATIPGTSWAVDPKTNKILVTADSTVTGAKWDRLESTVDGLGSSMATIKKSAGTFKTFVSGGDAIFGGGARCSLGFNVTAGDGSPAFLTAGHCGVAAEQWSDAEDGAPVATVDQATFPGDGDFALVKYDDPATEALSEVNVGGGQTVQISEAAEAAVGQEVSRMGSTTGLNDGQVLGLDATVNYPEGTVTGLIQTDVCAEPGDSGGSLFTQDGLAIGLTSGGSGDCTAGGETFFQPVTTALEAVGATLGAGDAAGGAGDEAGGAGAGDAGAGDAGAGDAAGGEEAGAGDAAGGEEAGAGAGEEAGAGQEVGGEEAGAGQEAGGEEAGAGEEAGAGDQTGTGEDTGVEGGSGLTESH; from the coding sequence TTGAGTCACAAGCGAATTCCGAAGCGCAAGGCCGCGATAGCGGCGGGCGGCGTAGTGGCGCTCGGAGCAGCCGCAATTCTGCTCCCCAACGCCAACGCCTCCCAGGACGGTGCTTCGAACGACGCCGCCGCCGCGCCGAAGACTCTGAAGGCGGCGGATGCCTCGGACCTCGCCTCGCAGCTCGCAGGTCTGCTCGGTGAATCCTTCGCCGGTTCCTACTACGAGTCCGACAGCCAACAGCTCGTCGTCAACGTCATCTCGGGCGACAACAACAACGTGGTCGTCCAGGCGAAGAAGGCCGGCGCGAAGGTCCGCGAGGTCGCCAACAGCCTCACCGAGCTCGAGGCCGGCGCGCAGACCCTGAAGACCAAGGCGACCATCCCGGGCACCTCCTGGGCCGTCGACCCGAAGACGAACAAGATCCTGGTGACCGCCGACAGCACCGTGACCGGTGCCAAGTGGGACAGACTGGAGTCGACCGTTGACGGTCTCGGTTCCAGCATGGCCACCATCAAGAAGTCGGCCGGCACCTTCAAGACGTTCGTCTCCGGCGGTGACGCCATCTTCGGCGGCGGCGCGCGCTGCTCGCTCGGCTTCAACGTCACCGCGGGCGACGGCAGCCCCGCGTTCCTGACCGCCGGTCACTGCGGGGTCGCGGCCGAGCAGTGGTCGGACGCCGAGGACGGTGCGCCGGTCGCCACCGTCGACCAGGCGACCTTCCCCGGTGACGGGGACTTCGCGCTCGTCAAGTACGACGACCCGGCGACCGAGGCCCTGAGCGAGGTCAACGTCGGTGGCGGACAGACCGTCCAGATCTCGGAGGCCGCGGAAGCCGCGGTCGGCCAGGAAGTGTCCCGGATGGGCAGCACCACCGGGCTCAACGACGGCCAGGTCCTCGGACTCGACGCCACCGTGAACTACCCGGAGGGCACCGTCACCGGGCTCATCCAGACCGACGTCTGCGCCGAGCCCGGCGACAGCGGCGGCTCGCTGTTCACCCAGGACGGTCTGGCCATCGGCCTGACCTCCGGTGGCAGCGGCGACTGCACGGCCGGCGGAGAGACCTTCTTCCAGCCGGTCACCACCGCGCTGGAGGCGGTCGGCGCGACGCTCGGGGCGGGCGACGCGGCCGGCGGTGCGGGTGACGAAGCCGGCGGCGCGGGTGCCGGTGACGCCGGTGCCGGTGACGCGGGTGCCGGTGACGCGGCCGGCGGCGAGGAGGCCGGTGCTGGTGACGCGGCAGGCGGCGAGGAAGCCGGAGCCGGTGCCGGTGAGGAGGCCGGAGCCGGCCAGGAGGTCGGCGGCGAGGAAGCCGGAGCCGGCCAGGAAGCAGGCGGCGAGGAGGCCGGAGCCGGGGAAGAGGCCGGTGCCGGTGACCAGACCGGAACGGGCGAGGACACCGGTGTCGAGGGCGGCTCGGGTCTGACCGAGTCCCACTGA
- a CDS encoding SpoIIE family protein phosphatase, whose product MVGVSEGQTSGQAPVTARTRVGRPLLSLALASMMDEVHAHSGAVYLLAPDGAVLEMAVMAGLPRAFAAPWERVGLSAPIPVAEAVRERRLVWVGGEQEMAVRFPRIAVVLPYPFALAAVPVATASTVYGAVFVTWPGAHPPELSDRERDHLTASCERLAVRLERAVEESVPLHTEPDLLAAPALGGAAGTLGSVEAARMVARLPYGLCSLDLHGRITFANTAAAELIGVPAGDLLGSQLWASVPWLNDPVYEDRYRAALLSQHSTSFVALRPPGEWLSFRMYPSTNGLSVRISRARAVAEMRRSGPRPGDASPRLVTISQVLSLAGALTEAVGVQDVVQLVADEIAPAVGSNALVVLGSRAGRLHVLGHRGYADPHVVERFDGLPLTARTPGTHVLINGVPGFFESREQLEHLYPERHETSDGFAAWAYLPLIASGRPVGTCVLAYPEPHPFPADERAVLTSLGGLIAQALERAMLYDAKQQLAHGLQEALLPHSLPSLPGIEAAARYLPATQGMEIGGDFYDLVPTRGLAAAVIGDVQGHNVTAAGLMGQIRTAVRAYTTVGQPPEEVMRSTNRLLIDLGSDLFASCLYLRLDPGRGRAVMARAGHPPPLLRRPDGRVRVLDLAGGPLLGIDGAATYPTTEVSLAPGSVLVLYTDGLIESPGVDIEDALAELGRRLAEAGDRPLDELADDLVRHGAATGERVDDVALLLLRAHKTD is encoded by the coding sequence GTGGTCGGCGTGTCCGAGGGGCAGACGTCCGGCCAGGCGCCGGTGACCGCCCGGACGCGGGTCGGCCGCCCGCTGCTGTCGCTGGCGCTGGCCTCGATGATGGACGAGGTGCACGCGCACTCCGGCGCGGTCTACCTGCTGGCACCCGACGGGGCGGTGCTGGAGATGGCGGTGATGGCGGGGCTGCCCCGCGCGTTCGCGGCGCCCTGGGAACGGGTGGGGCTGAGCGCGCCGATCCCGGTGGCCGAAGCGGTGCGCGAGCGGCGGCTGGTGTGGGTCGGCGGGGAACAGGAGATGGCGGTCCGCTTTCCGCGGATCGCGGTGGTGCTGCCGTACCCCTTCGCGCTGGCCGCGGTTCCGGTCGCCACCGCGTCGACGGTGTACGGGGCGGTGTTCGTGACCTGGCCCGGGGCACATCCACCGGAGCTGTCCGACCGGGAGCGGGACCATCTGACGGCGTCCTGCGAGCGGCTCGCGGTGCGGCTGGAGCGCGCCGTCGAGGAGAGCGTCCCGCTGCACACCGAACCGGACCTGCTCGCCGCGCCCGCGCTGGGCGGGGCGGCCGGGACGCTCGGCTCCGTGGAGGCGGCGCGGATGGTGGCGCGACTGCCGTACGGGCTGTGCTCGCTCGATCTGCACGGGCGGATCACCTTCGCCAACACGGCCGCCGCCGAACTGATCGGCGTCCCGGCCGGTGATCTGCTCGGTTCCCAGTTGTGGGCCTCGGTGCCCTGGCTCAACGACCCGGTGTACGAGGACCGTTACCGGGCCGCGCTGCTCAGCCAGCACAGCACGTCGTTCGTGGCGCTGCGGCCGCCCGGCGAGTGGCTCTCGTTCCGGATGTATCCGAGCACGAACGGGCTGAGCGTGCGGATCAGCCGGGCGCGGGCCGTCGCGGAGATGAGGCGGTCCGGACCACGGCCCGGCGACGCCTCGCCCCGGCTGGTCACCATCTCCCAGGTGCTGAGCCTGGCGGGCGCGCTGACCGAGGCGGTGGGCGTGCAGGACGTGGTGCAGTTGGTCGCCGACGAGATCGCGCCCGCCGTGGGCAGCAATGCCCTGGTGGTCCTCGGTTCCCGGGCGGGCCGGCTGCACGTGCTGGGGCATCGCGGGTACGCGGACCCGCACGTCGTGGAGCGGTTCGACGGGCTGCCGCTGACGGCACGGACCCCGGGCACGCACGTCCTGATCAACGGGGTGCCGGGCTTCTTCGAGTCCCGGGAGCAGTTGGAGCACCTCTATCCGGAGCGGCACGAGACCTCCGACGGGTTCGCCGCCTGGGCGTATCTGCCGCTGATCGCCTCCGGCCGTCCGGTGGGCACCTGTGTGCTGGCCTATCCCGAGCCGCATCCCTTCCCGGCGGACGAGCGGGCGGTGCTGACCAGTCTGGGAGGACTGATCGCCCAGGCGCTTGAGCGGGCGATGCTCTACGACGCCAAGCAGCAACTGGCGCACGGCCTGCAGGAGGCGCTGCTGCCGCATTCGCTGCCGTCGTTGCCGGGCATCGAGGCGGCGGCGCGCTATCTGCCGGCCACCCAGGGCATGGAGATCGGCGGTGACTTCTACGACCTGGTGCCGACGCGGGGGCTCGCGGCGGCGGTGATCGGGGACGTACAGGGTCACAACGTGACCGCGGCGGGGCTGATGGGACAGATACGTACGGCCGTACGCGCCTACACCACGGTCGGGCAGCCGCCGGAGGAGGTCATGCGCAGCACCAACCGGCTGCTGATCGACCTCGGCTCCGATCTGTTCGCCAGCTGTCTGTATCTGCGGCTCGACCCGGGGCGCGGGCGTGCCGTGATGGCCCGGGCGGGACATCCGCCGCCGCTGCTGCGCCGGCCGGACGGGCGGGTACGGGTGCTCGACCTGGCGGGCGGGCCGCTGCTGGGCATCGACGGCGCGGCCACCTATCCGACCACGGAGGTGAGCCTGGCTCCCGGCTCCGTCCTCGTCCTGTACACCGACGGGCTGATCGAGTCGCCCGGCGTCGACATCGAGGACGCGCTCGCGGAGCTCGGACGGCGACTGGCCGAGGCCGGGGACCGACCACTGGACGAGTTGGCCGACGATCTCGTCCGGCACGGCGCGGCCACCGGGGAGCGAGTCGACGACGTGGCACTGCTGCTGCTCAGGGCTCACAAGACCGACTGA
- a CDS encoding type A2 lantipeptide codes for MNSTPQVATVEISDAELDNVSGGLAVNALGTVTGLVDGVAPVSGLVNTAVGTVEGATGLNTAPVTDLVAGV; via the coding sequence ATGAACTCCACCCCCCAGGTTGCGACCGTCGAGATCTCCGACGCCGAGCTGGACAACGTCTCCGGCGGCCTGGCCGTCAACGCCCTCGGCACCGTCACCGGCCTGGTGGACGGCGTTGCCCCGGTTTCCGGCCTGGTCAACACCGCTGTCGGCACGGTCGAGGGCGCCACCGGCCTGAACACCGCCCCGGTCACCGACCTGGTCGCCGGCGTCTGA
- a CDS encoding ABC transporter ATP-binding protein/permease: MTTRNADASAPPGALGPAGRHSGGRLLVLCLVSTAATGAGLALPTALGRTLDLLLARDPATRWVLYCAGLVLLLALLDACQTVLSGTVDARTTAWLRRRLTGHVLDVGPRAAARFGSGDLVARLVGNAAQAGTAPAARAALLAALTGPLGAMVALALIDPWLAAVFLAGAPVLALLLRTLARDTTECVARYQEVQGRIASALAEALGGHRTIRAAGTADRETARILRPLPELSRSGHRMWQVQGRAAGQAVAVAPLLQLAVVAVAGVLLARDRLTVGEVLAASRYAVLATGVGVLVGQLAGLARARAATGRLGEVLTEPAPAYGSRRPPAGPGRLELRGVVARRGGRAVLDGVDLVVPGGTTLAVVGRSGAGKSLLAAVAGRLTDPDAGEVLLDGVPLRELTHAELRRAIGHAFERPALLGTTVEDAIGLGLASPSPERVRDAARTARADDFVRRLPDGYATAVADAPRSGGESQRLGLARAFAHGGRLLILDDALSSLDTVTEAHITRALVGDGPGTTRLLIAHRAATAARAGAVAWLDGGRVRAVGPHEELWRDGDYRAVFGEDQQLGEGDGLGEDDGPGEGKGLGEGEGPDEGEGPGEGGEFSEADRPGTPSEAGELRGLGMPGEPSKAGERQEPDKPGNLSEAGQPREPGTPGAPGKPVSS, from the coding sequence ATGACGACTCGGAACGCCGACGCCTCGGCGCCTCCCGGAGCACTCGGCCCGGCCGGCCGGCACAGTGGCGGCCGCCTGCTGGTGCTGTGCCTGGTGAGCACGGCCGCGACCGGGGCCGGACTGGCCCTGCCGACCGCCCTGGGCCGAACCCTCGACCTGCTGCTCGCGCGGGACCCGGCGACCCGCTGGGTGCTGTACTGCGCCGGCCTCGTCCTGCTGCTCGCCCTTCTCGACGCGTGCCAGACCGTGCTGAGCGGCACCGTGGACGCCCGGACCACCGCCTGGCTGCGGCGCCGGCTCACCGGCCACGTCCTCGACGTCGGCCCGCGGGCGGCCGCCCGCTTCGGGTCCGGCGACCTCGTCGCCCGCCTCGTCGGCAACGCCGCACAGGCCGGAACGGCACCGGCCGCTCGCGCCGCGCTGCTCGCCGCGCTCACCGGACCTCTCGGCGCGATGGTGGCGCTGGCCCTGATCGACCCGTGGCTCGCGGCCGTGTTCCTCGCCGGAGCACCGGTACTCGCCCTGCTGCTGCGCACCCTGGCCCGGGACACCACGGAGTGTGTGGCCCGCTACCAGGAGGTGCAGGGGCGCATCGCGTCCGCGCTCGCGGAGGCCCTCGGCGGCCACCGAACGATCCGGGCGGCCGGTACGGCCGACCGGGAGACGGCACGGATCCTGCGGCCACTGCCCGAACTGTCCCGCTCCGGACACCGTATGTGGCAGGTGCAGGGGCGGGCCGCAGGGCAGGCCGTCGCCGTGGCCCCGCTGCTCCAGCTCGCGGTCGTCGCCGTGGCCGGTGTGCTGCTCGCCCGGGACCGGCTGACGGTCGGCGAGGTCCTCGCGGCCTCCCGCTACGCGGTTCTCGCCACCGGCGTCGGCGTGCTGGTCGGACAGCTCGCGGGCCTGGCCCGGGCCCGGGCCGCGACCGGACGCCTCGGCGAGGTCCTGACGGAACCCGCACCCGCCTACGGATCGCGGCGTCCACCGGCCGGCCCGGGCCGGCTGGAGCTGCGCGGTGTGGTCGCCCGGCGCGGTGGGCGGGCCGTGCTCGACGGCGTCGACCTGGTCGTACCCGGCGGAACGACCCTCGCGGTGGTCGGGCGGTCGGGCGCGGGCAAGTCGCTGCTCGCCGCGGTCGCCGGGCGGCTCACCGACCCGGATGCCGGGGAGGTACTGCTGGACGGGGTGCCGTTGCGTGAACTGACCCACGCCGAGCTGCGCCGCGCGATCGGTCACGCCTTCGAACGCCCCGCGCTGCTCGGCACCACCGTCGAGGACGCGATCGGCCTCGGCCTGGCGTCCCCCTCCCCCGAACGCGTCCGGGACGCGGCCCGTACGGCCCGCGCGGACGACTTCGTCCGCCGCCTGCCCGACGGCTACGCCACCGCCGTCGCCGACGCGCCCCGCTCTGGCGGAGAGTCCCAACGCCTGGGTCTGGCAAGGGCGTTCGCCCACGGCGGCCGCCTGCTCATCCTCGACGACGCCCTCTCCAGCCTCGACACGGTGACCGAGGCCCACATCACCCGGGCCCTGGTGGGTGACGGCCCCGGCACCACCCGGCTCCTGATCGCCCACCGCGCGGCGACGGCGGCGCGCGCGGGCGCGGTGGCCTGGCTGGACGGGGGACGTGTGCGGGCGGTGGGACCGCACGAGGAGCTGTGGCGGGATGGGGACTATCGGGCGGTGTTCGGGGAGGACCAACAGCTTGGGGAGGGTGACGGGCTTGGGGAGGATGACGGGCCTGGAGAGGGTAAAGGGCTGGGCGAAGGTGAAGGGCCGGACGAGGGGGAAGGGCCCGGCGAGGGTGGAGAGTTCAGCGAGGCTGACAGGCCCGGGACGCCCTCGGAGGCCGGTGAACTCCGGGGACTCGGCATGCCCGGAGAACCCTCCAAGGCAGGCGAACGCCAGGAACCCGACAAGCCCGGCAACCTCTCCGAGGCCGGCCAACCCCGGGAACCGGGCACGCCCGGCGCGCCAGGGAAACCGGTGTCGTCGTGA
- a CDS encoding HlyD family efflux transporter periplasmic adaptor subunit, translating to MQFRQQALAKLQSPEELDLPVRFARPQGWLVLAVTVVVMAAACVWAVTGSVASTVSAPAILTHGQGSYILQSPVAGQVTEVVAEQGQRLPADAPVLKVRTADRVTVVRTVAAGRITGLAATIGQIIQTGANVAAVEKIARTSDPLYATVYVPAENAASIPADAAVDLTVQSVPTQEYGVLHGRVKTVDRSAQSAQQISAFLGDSQLGEQFTEDGRPVAVLVKLDKSSGTKSGYEWSSTDGPPFALTSMTSATGSIRLADQHPVDWLLP from the coding sequence GTGCAGTTCCGCCAACAGGCCCTCGCCAAGCTCCAGTCGCCCGAAGAGCTGGACCTTCCGGTGCGCTTCGCCCGCCCCCAGGGCTGGCTCGTGCTGGCCGTGACGGTGGTCGTGATGGCGGCCGCCTGTGTGTGGGCTGTCACCGGCTCGGTGGCCTCGACGGTGAGCGCGCCCGCGATCCTCACGCACGGGCAGGGCAGTTACATCCTGCAGAGCCCGGTGGCCGGCCAGGTGACCGAGGTCGTCGCCGAGCAGGGCCAACGGCTGCCTGCCGACGCACCCGTACTGAAGGTCCGTACGGCCGACCGCGTGACCGTGGTCCGTACGGTCGCCGCGGGCCGGATCACCGGACTCGCCGCGACCATCGGGCAGATCATCCAGACCGGCGCGAACGTCGCCGCCGTGGAGAAGATCGCCCGCACCTCCGACCCTCTCTACGCGACGGTGTACGTGCCCGCCGAAAACGCGGCCTCCATCCCGGCGGACGCCGCCGTGGACCTGACCGTCCAGTCGGTGCCGACGCAGGAGTACGGCGTGCTGCACGGCCGGGTGAAGACGGTGGACCGTTCCGCCCAGTCGGCCCAGCAGATCTCCGCGTTCCTCGGCGACAGCCAGCTCGGCGAGCAGTTCACCGAGGACGGCAGGCCGGTGGCCGTGCTGGTGAAGCTGGACAAGTCGTCCGGCACGAAGAGCGGTTACGAGTGGTCGTCCACGGACGGGCCGCCGTTCGCCCTCACCTCCATGACCTCGGCCACGGGTTCGATCCGGCTGGCCGATCAGCATCCCGTCGATTGGCTGCTGCCGTGA